The Achromobacter pestifer genome includes a region encoding these proteins:
- a CDS encoding TRAP transporter large permease codes for MSQLMIVSMLIFFGLSVPVAVSIGLASLAGVGAAGLPWVVVAQQLFAALDKYPLVAIPFFILAGNLMEAGGISERMVEFAKSVVGGIQGGLACTCVLTCMIFAAVAGSSVATTFAVGAILIPAMIRHGYPAPFAASLQASAAELGVIIPPSIPMILFAVSTDTSTGELFIAGVMPGILIGVALMLYVWLYAKRNNLGKRDGEGRLPLWPAFKNAWLALLMPVIILGGIYGGVFTPTEASVVAVMYAVVVGKFIYRRLSFKQLSETLHKSVVSTAVIMFVIANAGIFSFLLNRAGIPDALGLWLAQIFDTKFSFLMGVNAALFVIGMFIETSASIVVLAPLLLPVALKFGVEPVHFGIIMVVNLALGMITPPFGVNLFAACAVAKLPLERLIKPLIPFVGVVIVCLMIITYWPGLSLGLRDLVYAK; via the coding sequence ATGTCCCAATTAATGATTGTCTCGATGCTGATCTTCTTCGGGCTGTCCGTGCCGGTCGCCGTGTCGATCGGCCTGGCCAGCCTGGCGGGAGTCGGCGCTGCCGGCCTGCCCTGGGTGGTAGTGGCCCAGCAGCTGTTCGCCGCGCTGGACAAGTACCCGCTGGTCGCCATCCCCTTCTTCATCCTGGCCGGCAACCTGATGGAAGCCGGCGGCATCTCCGAACGCATGGTGGAGTTCGCCAAGAGCGTGGTGGGTGGCATCCAGGGCGGCCTGGCCTGCACCTGCGTGCTGACCTGCATGATCTTCGCCGCCGTGGCCGGCTCCAGCGTCGCCACCACCTTCGCGGTGGGCGCGATCCTGATTCCCGCCATGATCCGGCACGGCTACCCCGCGCCCTTCGCCGCATCCTTGCAGGCCAGCGCGGCGGAACTAGGCGTGATCATCCCGCCGTCCATCCCGATGATCCTGTTCGCGGTGTCCACCGACACCTCGACCGGCGAGCTGTTCATCGCCGGTGTCATGCCCGGCATCCTGATCGGCGTGGCGCTGATGCTCTACGTCTGGCTCTACGCCAAGCGCAACAACCTGGGCAAGCGCGACGGCGAAGGCCGCCTGCCGCTGTGGCCCGCGTTCAAGAACGCCTGGCTGGCGCTGCTGATGCCGGTCATCATCCTGGGCGGCATCTATGGCGGCGTGTTCACGCCGACCGAAGCCTCGGTGGTGGCCGTGATGTACGCGGTGGTGGTGGGCAAGTTCATCTACCGCCGCTTGAGCTTCAAGCAGCTGTCCGAGACGCTGCACAAGTCGGTGGTGTCGACGGCCGTGATCATGTTCGTGATCGCCAACGCCGGCATCTTCAGCTTCCTGCTCAACCGTGCGGGCATCCCGGACGCGCTGGGCCTGTGGCTGGCGCAGATCTTCGACACCAAGTTCAGCTTCCTGATGGGCGTGAACGCGGCGCTGTTCGTCATCGGCATGTTCATCGAAACCTCGGCATCCATCGTGGTGCTGGCGCCCTTGCTGCTGCCGGTGGCGCTGAAGTTCGGCGTGGAGCCGGTGCACTTCGGGATCATCATGGTGGTGAACCTGGCGCTGGGGATGATTACGCCGCCGTTCGGCGTGAATCTTTTCGCGGCTTGCGCGGTGGCCAAGTTGCCGTTGGAGAGGTTGATCAAGCCGTTGATTCCGTTTGTGGGGGTGGTGATTGTTTGCCTGATGATCATTACTTATTGGCCTGGGTTGTCGCTGGGATTGCGGGATCTGGTCTACGCTAAGTAA
- a CDS encoding ABC transporter ATP-binding protein, which yields MPRNDDVLLRAEDLACWFDVSPPWLERTLSRQPEQTLKAVDGVSLSVPRGTTLSIVGESGCGKSTLAKLLVGLVAPTRGTLRYGRNRKGGELHPQMIFQDPYASLNPRWRVGNIVAEPITTLGLRASPAETRRRVDELLELVGLSANDAGRFPHEFSGGQRQRISIARALATEAEFLVCDEPTSALDVSVQAQILNLMGDLQKEFGLTYVFISHNLSVVRHVSDSVAVMYLGRIVEQAPADQLFDAPRHPYTRMLLDTIPDLDDPRRDREPMGGEVPNPISPPSGCTFHPRCSMAREQCKVEAPVVASVGGRQLRCHAVTWDVVQAA from the coding sequence ATGCCGCGTAACGATGATGTGCTGTTGCGGGCCGAAGACCTGGCCTGTTGGTTCGATGTGTCGCCGCCCTGGCTGGAACGCACCTTGTCGCGCCAGCCCGAGCAGACGCTGAAGGCGGTGGATGGCGTGTCGCTGTCGGTGCCGCGCGGAACGACCCTGAGCATCGTGGGCGAATCCGGCTGCGGCAAGTCGACGCTGGCCAAGCTGCTGGTGGGCCTGGTGGCGCCGACGCGCGGAACGCTGCGTTATGGGCGCAACCGCAAGGGTGGGGAGCTGCATCCGCAGATGATCTTCCAAGATCCGTACGCCAGCCTGAATCCGCGCTGGCGCGTGGGCAATATCGTGGCCGAGCCGATCACGACGCTGGGCCTGCGCGCCTCGCCGGCGGAAACGCGGCGGCGCGTGGACGAGCTGCTGGAACTGGTGGGCCTGTCCGCGAACGATGCCGGCCGCTTTCCGCATGAGTTCTCGGGCGGGCAACGCCAGCGCATCTCGATCGCGCGGGCGCTGGCGACGGAGGCGGAATTCCTGGTGTGCGACGAACCGACCTCGGCGCTGGATGTGTCGGTGCAGGCGCAGATCCTGAACCTGATGGGGGATCTGCAGAAGGAGTTCGGGCTGACCTATGTCTTCATCAGCCACAACCTGTCGGTGGTGCGGCATGTGTCGGACAGCGTGGCGGTGATGTACCTGGGACGCATCGTGGAGCAGGCGCCCGCCGATCAGTTGTTCGATGCGCCACGGCATCCGTATACGCGGATGCTGCTGGACACGATTCCGGACCTGGACGATCCGCGGCGGGATCGGGAGCCGATGGGGGGAGAGGTGCCGAATCCTATTTCGCCGCCGTCGGGGTGTACGTTTCATCCTCGGTGTTCGATGGCGCGGGAGCAGTGCAAGGTGGAGGCGCCGGTGGTTGCCAGCGTTGGCGGACGTCAACTGCGGTGTCATGCAGTGACTTGGGATGTGGTTCAGGCGGCGTGA
- a CDS encoding ABC transporter ATP-binding protein, which yields MMAIVPNSTQPPAAANVAPTLSVRGLSVEFPTRQGVLVATRDISFDIQPGEILGMVGESGAGKSLTGMAVIGLLEPPGRLGGGEIHLAGRRIDNLPPKARQRLRGKEIGAIFQDPLTSLHPLFTVGDQLVETIRHHDKVSAQAARQRALELLLAVGIPAADKRIDHYPHQFSGGMRQRVVIALALAARPALIIADEPTTALDVSVQAQITALLRRLCREQGTSVLLVTHDMGVIAETADRVAVMYAGRIVEIGPVLEVLRRPGHPYTQGLMNAIPGLRQRAARLNQIDGAMPRLHAMPEGCAFHPRCAMAGPRCGQQRPPLAASPAGATVSACWLHQGGVAHAA from the coding sequence ATGATGGCCATCGTACCCAACTCCACGCAGCCGCCGGCTGCGGCCAACGTTGCGCCGACCCTGTCCGTGCGCGGCCTGTCGGTCGAATTCCCCACGCGCCAGGGCGTCCTGGTCGCCACGCGCGACATCAGTTTCGACATCCAGCCGGGCGAGATCCTGGGCATGGTCGGCGAATCCGGCGCGGGCAAATCGCTGACCGGCATGGCGGTGATCGGCCTGCTGGAGCCGCCCGGGCGGCTGGGCGGCGGCGAGATCCATTTGGCGGGCAGGCGCATCGACAACCTGCCGCCCAAGGCGCGCCAGCGCCTGCGCGGCAAGGAGATCGGCGCGATCTTCCAGGATCCGCTGACCAGCCTGCATCCGCTGTTCACGGTGGGCGACCAGTTGGTCGAGACGATCCGCCACCACGACAAGGTCTCGGCTCAGGCGGCGCGCCAGCGGGCGCTGGAGTTGCTGCTGGCAGTGGGCATCCCGGCGGCGGACAAGCGTATCGACCACTATCCGCACCAGTTCTCCGGCGGCATGCGCCAGCGCGTGGTGATCGCGTTGGCCCTGGCGGCCCGCCCGGCGCTCATCATCGCCGACGAGCCCACCACGGCGCTGGACGTGTCGGTGCAGGCGCAGATCACGGCGCTTTTGCGCCGGCTTTGCCGCGAGCAGGGCACCTCGGTGCTGCTGGTGACGCACGACATGGGCGTGATCGCGGAAACCGCGGACCGCGTGGCGGTGATGTACGCGGGCCGCATCGTCGAGATTGGACCGGTGCTGGAGGTGCTGCGCCGGCCTGGCCATCCCTACACGCAAGGCCTGATGAACGCCATTCCCGGCCTGCGCCAGCGCGCGGCCCGGCTGAACCAGATCGACGGCGCCATGCCGCGCCTGCACGCCATGCCCGAGGGCTGTGCCTTCCATCCGCGCTGCGCCATGGCGGGACCGCGCTGCGGCCAGCAGCGCCCGCCGCTGGCCGCATCCCCGGCCGGCGCCACCGTCAGCGCCTGCTGGCTGCATCAAGGAGGAGTCGCCCATGCCGCGTAA
- a CDS encoding amidohydrolase family protein — MSAPQGPVLLTARWVVGHENGRHCLYENGEVVFEGDRIVYVGHRYPGQVAQRRDYGRALIGPGFVDLDALSDLDTTILGFDNSPAWKKGRIWPESYMKQGPYEMYTAAELAFQKRYAFAQLIRNGITTALPIASLFYRVWGETRDEFLSAANAAGELGLRVYLGPAYRSGHTYVDANGKIRCHYEEARGMAGLAEALAFCDEIEGRHNGRVRAMLSPDRIETCTPALLRASAAAARERDIPIRLHCCQSRLEYDLVLEQHGMSPPEWLQSLDFLSERALLPHGTYVSGSRHIDRPGHDLEIIRDAGASIVHCPLVSGRHGATLESFARYRKLGVNIGMGTDTWPPDMVLNMQVGMMLCRVADGSTEAVRSEDYYDAATVGGADALGRPDLGRLAVGAKADIVVFDFSHDRNGQLIDPIQTLMVSGSGRDVSQVVIDGRFVMVDGRIPGFDARLAQEQAQTQFDGLVARYPDRTWGHPPAEQIFSSSYPRPARSPS, encoded by the coding sequence ATGAGCGCGCCGCAAGGTCCTGTCCTGCTGACCGCCCGCTGGGTGGTGGGCCACGAGAACGGCCGCCATTGCCTGTACGAGAACGGCGAGGTGGTGTTCGAGGGCGATCGCATCGTCTACGTCGGCCACCGCTACCCGGGGCAGGTCGCGCAGCGCCGCGACTATGGCCGGGCGCTGATCGGCCCGGGCTTCGTGGACCTGGACGCGCTGTCCGACCTGGACACGACCATCCTGGGCTTCGACAATTCGCCCGCGTGGAAGAAGGGCCGCATCTGGCCCGAGAGCTATATGAAGCAGGGGCCGTACGAGATGTACACGGCGGCTGAGCTGGCTTTCCAGAAGCGCTACGCCTTTGCGCAGCTGATACGCAACGGCATCACGACGGCGCTGCCGATCGCGTCGCTGTTCTACCGGGTGTGGGGCGAGACCCGCGATGAATTCCTGTCGGCGGCCAACGCGGCCGGCGAACTGGGCCTGCGCGTCTACTTGGGGCCGGCGTACCGCAGTGGCCATACCTATGTGGACGCGAACGGCAAGATCCGCTGCCACTACGAGGAGGCGCGCGGCATGGCGGGGCTGGCCGAGGCCCTGGCTTTCTGCGACGAGATCGAAGGCCGCCACAACGGCCGGGTGCGCGCCATGCTGTCGCCCGACCGCATCGAAACCTGCACGCCGGCGCTGCTGCGCGCCTCCGCGGCCGCGGCGCGCGAACGGGATATTCCCATCCGGCTGCATTGCTGCCAGTCGCGCCTGGAGTACGATCTGGTGCTGGAACAGCACGGCATGAGCCCGCCGGAATGGCTGCAAAGCCTGGATTTCCTGTCCGAGCGCGCCTTGCTGCCGCATGGCACTTATGTGTCGGGTTCGCGCCATATCGACCGGCCCGGCCACGACTTGGAGATCATCCGCGACGCCGGCGCCAGCATCGTGCATTGCCCGCTGGTATCGGGGCGTCACGGCGCGACGCTGGAATCGTTCGCGCGCTATCGCAAGCTGGGCGTGAACATCGGCATGGGCACGGACACCTGGCCGCCGGACATGGTGCTGAACATGCAGGTGGGCATGATGCTGTGCCGCGTGGCCGATGGCTCGACCGAGGCGGTCCGCTCCGAGGACTACTACGACGCCGCCACGGTGGGCGGGGCCGATGCGCTGGGTCGCCCGGACCTGGGCCGATTGGCCGTGGGCGCCAAGGCCGACATCGTGGTGTTCGATTTTTCGCACGACCGCAACGGCCAACTGATCGATCCGATACAGACCTTGATGGTGAGCGGCAGCGGCCGCGACGTGTCGCAAGTCGTGATCGACGGCCGTTTCGTCATGGTGGACGGGCGTATCCCCGGCTTCGACGCGCGCCTGGCGCAAGAGCAGGCGCAGACGCAATTCGACGGCCTGGTGGCGCGCTACCCCGACCGCACCTGGGGCCATCCGCCGGCCGAGCAGATTTTCTCCTCCAGCTATCCGCGTCCCGCAAGGAGCCCGTCATGA
- a CDS encoding amidohydrolase family protein, whose translation MENATLYTQVRPAGGEMTSVLVRDGRIQALGGPAPAGVQVVDGGGALMLPGLIDAHAHLDKTMYGMPWYRNEVGPRLIDKIENERTEKKRLGIDPYRQSARQLVMSIGDGTSHIRSHVDVDTDIGLGAIEGVMRAREQYRDQIDVEIVAFPQSGLLIRPGTLELMDEALRMGAEVVGGLDPAGMDRDPKGHLDAIFGLAQRHGKPIDIHLHEAGELGAFSMQMTIDRVLALGMQGKVTLSHSFCLGMPDTYAVQALTEGLLKAGVHIMTTGSASRPVPNVAKLHAAGVTVCTGNDGMRDTWGPYGKPDMLERTMLVGLRNNFRRDDELDLALHVATYGNAQVMGVSDYGLAPGCHADFVLVDAETVAEAIVSRPPRKLVVKGGRVVARDGRALAEAP comes from the coding sequence ATGGAAAACGCAACGCTGTATACCCAAGTCCGTCCCGCAGGCGGCGAGATGACCTCCGTGCTGGTGCGCGATGGCCGCATCCAGGCGCTGGGTGGACCGGCGCCGGCCGGGGTGCAGGTCGTGGACGGGGGCGGGGCGCTGATGCTGCCGGGCCTGATCGACGCCCACGCCCACCTGGATAAAACCATGTACGGCATGCCCTGGTACCGCAACGAAGTCGGGCCGCGCCTGATCGACAAGATCGAGAACGAGCGCACCGAGAAGAAGCGCCTGGGCATCGATCCGTACCGCCAGTCGGCCCGCCAGCTGGTGATGTCGATCGGCGACGGCACCAGCCATATCCGCAGCCATGTGGACGTGGACACGGACATCGGGCTGGGTGCGATCGAAGGCGTGATGCGCGCGCGCGAACAGTACCGCGACCAGATCGACGTGGAGATCGTTGCCTTCCCGCAGAGCGGGCTGCTGATCCGTCCCGGCACGCTGGAACTGATGGACGAGGCCCTGCGCATGGGCGCGGAAGTCGTCGGCGGACTGGACCCGGCCGGCATGGACCGCGATCCCAAGGGGCACCTGGACGCCATCTTCGGCCTGGCTCAGCGGCATGGCAAGCCCATCGATATCCATCTGCACGAGGCCGGCGAACTGGGTGCATTCTCGATGCAGATGACCATAGACCGCGTGCTGGCGCTGGGCATGCAGGGCAAGGTCACCTTGTCGCATTCCTTCTGCCTGGGCATGCCGGACACTTACGCAGTGCAGGCATTGACCGAAGGCTTGCTGAAGGCTGGCGTGCACATCATGACCACGGGCTCGGCCTCGCGGCCGGTGCCCAATGTGGCGAAGCTGCATGCGGCCGGCGTCACGGTCTGCACGGGCAACGATGGCATGCGCGACACCTGGGGTCCCTACGGCAAGCCCGACATGCTGGAGCGGACCATGCTGGTGGGACTGCGCAACAACTTCCGCCGCGACGACGAGCTGGATCTGGCGCTGCACGTGGCCACCTATGGCAATGCGCAGGTCATGGGCGTGTCCGACTACGGCCTGGCGCCAGGCTGCCACGCCGACTTCGTGCTGGTGGACGCGGAGACAGTGGCCGAAGCGATCGTTTCGCGCCCGCCGCGCAAGCTGGTGGTCAAGGGCGGGCGCGTGGTCGCGCGCGACGGCCGCGCGCTGGCGGAGGCGCCGTGA
- a CDS encoding ABC transporter permease — MLTKPFSTTGQGRFARFLRSDLWWSLRQDYMAMGAGIVLLAVVLLAVFAPWIAPQNPYDLAQLDLLNAELPPVWEVGSDPQFLLGTDTQGRDVWSAILYGSRMSLVIGLATVVLSLAIGLLVGLAAGYFGGWVDNALMRLGDTLLSIPTILVAILVTAVFRQLLPPGLRETLSAVILILAISMTNWVQYARTVRASALVERGKEYVQAARLIRVSSLRIMLTHILPNTLTPVMVTATLNLGLAILIEATLSFLGVGMPPTEPSLGTLIRLGNQFLFSGQWWVVVFPALYLSLIVLVVNLLGDWLRDALNPRLR; from the coding sequence ATGCTCACTAAACCATTTTCGACGACGGGGCAGGGCCGCTTCGCGCGCTTTCTGCGAAGCGACCTGTGGTGGAGCCTGCGGCAGGACTACATGGCCATGGGGGCAGGCATCGTACTGTTGGCCGTGGTGTTGCTGGCGGTGTTCGCGCCCTGGATCGCGCCGCAGAATCCCTACGACCTGGCGCAGCTGGACCTGCTGAACGCCGAGTTGCCGCCGGTCTGGGAGGTCGGCTCGGATCCGCAGTTCCTGCTGGGCACGGACACGCAGGGCCGCGATGTCTGGTCCGCCATCCTGTACGGCTCGCGCATGTCGCTGGTGATCGGGCTGGCCACGGTGGTGCTGTCCCTGGCCATCGGCCTGCTGGTGGGGCTGGCGGCCGGCTACTTCGGAGGCTGGGTCGACAACGCGCTGATGCGCCTGGGCGACACGCTGCTGAGCATCCCGACCATCCTGGTCGCGATCCTGGTGACGGCGGTGTTCCGTCAGCTGCTGCCGCCGGGCTTGCGGGAAACGCTGTCGGCCGTGATTTTGATCCTGGCCATCTCCATGACCAACTGGGTGCAGTACGCCCGCACGGTGCGGGCCTCGGCCCTGGTGGAACGCGGCAAGGAATACGTGCAGGCGGCGCGACTGATACGGGTGAGTTCGCTGCGCATCATGCTGACGCACATCCTGCCCAACACGCTGACGCCGGTCATGGTGACGGCCACCCTGAACCTGGGCCTGGCGATTCTGATCGAGGCCACGCTCAGCTTCCTGGGCGTGGGCATGCCGCCCACCGAGCCCTCGCTGGGCACGTTGATCCGCCTGGGCAACCAGTTCCTGTTTTCGGGGCAGTGGTGGGTGGTGGTGTTTCCCGCGCTGTACCTGAGCCTGATCGTGCTGGTGGTGAACCTGCTGGGCGACTGGCTGCGCGACGCCCTGAATCCCCGTTTGCGCTGA
- a CDS encoding ABC transporter permease, with amino-acid sequence MLAFIVRRVFNAVGVMLAVALLAFVIFRFVGDPVDMMLNEQASQTQRDELRERLGLNASVGMQFVHFVTNAAQGEFGISYRNQQDVFALVAERFPATFELVLMATLLSLVIGVPAGVLTAIYRKSRLAQALQFVSILGISLPSFVVGIMLILIFSVQLGWLPGFGRGDTVKIGWWTTGLLTPSGRAALVLPSITLALFQITLIMRLVRAEMLETLRTEFIKFARARGLPDRVVHFRLALRNCLMPVITVTGMQIGNLIAFALITETVFQWPGMGLLFIQSVMFVDIPVMAAYLVIVSFIFVALNTLVDMMYGVVDPRLRSQHVKGGANAH; translated from the coding sequence ATGCTGGCGTTCATAGTAAGAAGGGTCTTCAACGCGGTCGGCGTCATGCTGGCGGTGGCGCTGCTGGCCTTCGTGATTTTCCGGTTCGTCGGCGACCCCGTCGACATGATGCTCAACGAGCAGGCCTCGCAGACGCAGCGCGACGAACTGCGCGAACGCCTGGGGCTGAACGCCTCGGTGGGCATGCAGTTCGTGCACTTCGTGACCAACGCGGCGCAAGGCGAGTTCGGCATTTCCTACCGCAACCAGCAGGACGTGTTCGCGTTGGTGGCCGAACGCTTTCCGGCCACGTTCGAACTGGTCCTGATGGCGACCTTGCTGTCGCTGGTCATTGGCGTGCCGGCGGGCGTGCTGACCGCCATCTACCGCAAGTCGCGCCTGGCGCAGGCGCTGCAGTTCGTTTCCATCCTGGGCATTTCGCTGCCTAGCTTCGTGGTGGGGATCATGCTGATCCTGATTTTCTCGGTGCAGCTGGGCTGGCTGCCCGGCTTCGGGCGCGGCGACACGGTGAAGATCGGCTGGTGGACCACCGGGCTGCTCACCCCTTCGGGGCGCGCCGCGCTGGTGCTGCCGTCGATCACGCTGGCGCTGTTCCAGATCACGCTGATCATGCGCCTGGTGCGGGCCGAGATGCTGGAGACGCTGCGCACCGAGTTCATCAAGTTCGCCCGCGCGCGCGGCCTGCCGGACCGGGTGGTGCATTTCCGGCTGGCGCTGCGCAACTGCCTGATGCCGGTGATTACCGTGACCGGCATGCAGATCGGCAACCTGATCGCCTTCGCGCTGATCACCGAAACGGTCTTCCAGTGGCCCGGCATGGGGCTGCTGTTCATTCAATCGGTCATGTTCGTGGACATCCCCGTCATGGCCGCCTATCTGGTGATCGTGTCCTTCATCTTCGTGGCGCTGAACACCTTGGTGGACATGATGTACGGCGTGGTGGATCCGCGCCTGCGCAGCCAGCACGTCAAGGGGGGCGCCAATGCTCACTAA
- a CDS encoding ABC transporter substrate-binding protein translates to MKTLLKWTAGAVIALSAITGASAANTLKWGAARDLDSLDPYSYGSTFNLAFLNHVYEALIRYDDKFNITPALAESWETPTPTVLRFHLRKGVTFHNGAPFSADDVVASMTRVSDEASPLKGNLPAFKAVRKVDDYTVDIEMTHPYPLMLNDLTNIFIFNRQWLVDNNSLKPTDAAKKIEGYATHNANGTGPFKLESYRPDTRTVLVVNPGWWDKPRHNLDRIEFTPIASAPTRVAALLSGDINFTENAPLQDLDRLRAASNVKVLASTELRTLYFGFNLGDKLVGSNITDKNPLKDLKVRQALYMALSPELIQKRVMRGLSRTTGALVAPSIPGYETKQEERLPFDAARAKKLLAEAGYPDGFTVSLLCSNDMFVNEEEICQAAASMWARIGVKASLASGPRSLQNPKRSRGEFDITIHGWANEPQIDALSILLQVMHSRSGPAGVFNWGQWGDAALDARIDAAAAEMDRPKRVQMMADVLQTLHDDVRFLPLHQQPMAWAVGNKVGEVLQMPDNKARLWTVRMQ, encoded by the coding sequence ATGAAGACTTTGCTCAAGTGGACCGCGGGCGCCGTGATCGCGCTGTCGGCCATCACGGGGGCCAGCGCCGCCAACACGCTGAAGTGGGGCGCGGCCCGGGACCTGGATTCGCTGGATCCGTATTCCTACGGCAGCACCTTCAACCTGGCGTTCCTGAACCATGTGTACGAAGCGCTGATCCGCTATGACGACAAGTTCAACATCACGCCCGCGCTGGCGGAGTCCTGGGAGACGCCTACGCCCACGGTGCTGCGCTTTCATTTGAGAAAAGGAGTGACGTTCCACAACGGCGCGCCGTTCTCGGCGGACGACGTGGTGGCGTCGATGACCCGGGTCTCGGACGAGGCCTCGCCCTTGAAGGGCAACCTGCCGGCCTTCAAGGCGGTGCGCAAGGTGGACGACTACACGGTCGACATCGAAATGACGCATCCGTATCCGCTGATGCTCAACGACCTGACCAACATTTTCATCTTCAACCGCCAGTGGCTGGTGGACAACAACAGCCTGAAGCCGACCGACGCCGCCAAGAAGATCGAAGGCTATGCCACGCATAACGCCAACGGCACCGGCCCCTTCAAACTGGAGTCGTACCGCCCGGACACGCGCACCGTGCTGGTGGTGAATCCCGGCTGGTGGGACAAGCCGCGCCACAACCTGGACCGCATCGAATTCACGCCCATTGCCTCCGCGCCCACGCGGGTGGCGGCGTTGCTGTCGGGCGACATCAATTTCACCGAGAACGCGCCGCTGCAGGACCTGGACCGGCTGCGCGCGGCGTCCAACGTCAAGGTGCTGGCCTCGACCGAGCTGCGCACCCTGTACTTCGGCTTCAACCTGGGCGACAAGCTGGTCGGCTCAAACATCACCGACAAGAATCCGCTGAAGGACCTGAAGGTGCGCCAGGCGCTGTACATGGCGCTGTCACCTGAGTTGATCCAGAAGCGCGTGATGCGCGGCCTGTCGCGCACCACGGGGGCGCTGGTGGCGCCGTCCATCCCAGGCTACGAAACCAAGCAGGAAGAACGCCTGCCGTTCGACGCCGCGCGCGCCAAGAAGCTGCTGGCCGAGGCCGGCTATCCGGACGGCTTCACGGTATCGCTGCTGTGCTCGAACGACATGTTCGTCAACGAGGAGGAAATCTGCCAGGCCGCCGCCTCCATGTGGGCGCGCATCGGGGTCAAGGCCTCGCTGGCCAGCGGTCCGCGTTCCTTGCAGAACCCCAAGCGTTCGCGCGGCGAGTTCGACATCACCATCCATGGCTGGGCCAACGAGCCGCAGATCGACGCGCTGTCCATCCTGTTGCAGGTGATGCACAGCCGCAGCGGCCCGGCCGGCGTCTTCAACTGGGGCCAGTGGGGCGATGCGGCGCTGGACGCCAGGATCGACGCGGCCGCAGCCGAGATGGACCGCCCCAAGCGGGTGCAGATGATGGCCGACGTGCTGCAGACGCTGCATGACGACGTGCGTTTCCTGCCGCTGCACCAGCAGCCGATGGCCTGGGCCGTGGGCAACAAGGTCGGCGAAGTGCTGCAGATGCCGGACAACAAGGCGCGCCTGTGGACGGTGCGCATGCAGTGA
- a CDS encoding aspartate/glutamate racemase family protein, which produces MSAVPQAAATELSLSSPYRLLVVNGNTTSELTTSLASQAEAFYGDTVRIHAVTAGFGPAYIASRAEAAIAAHAVLDIVERVAGGAPDGGFDACLLACFGEPGIGAVRERLDLPVVGMAEASILSAMQRGDRYAIVTVGQRWPGMLREQIRQLGLESRCAGILALPGNALDYVSRSAESALQVSRALDAAVAQGADVVIVAGAALAGYLPSLPRLPAVPIIDSYRAALAQVLALASLERAQRLSLIRSGAHS; this is translated from the coding sequence ATGTCCGCTGTACCCCAGGCCGCCGCAACCGAGCTGTCCCTTTCCTCGCCTTACCGCCTGCTGGTGGTCAACGGCAACACCACCTCCGAGCTGACGACCAGCTTGGCCAGCCAGGCCGAGGCCTTTTACGGGGATACGGTCCGCATCCATGCGGTCACCGCGGGTTTCGGCCCCGCCTACATCGCCAGCCGCGCGGAGGCGGCCATTGCCGCCCATGCCGTGCTGGACATCGTGGAGCGGGTGGCAGGCGGGGCGCCGGACGGCGGGTTCGACGCCTGCCTGCTGGCCTGTTTCGGCGAACCCGGAATCGGCGCGGTGCGCGAACGCCTGGACCTGCCCGTGGTCGGCATGGCGGAGGCTTCCATCCTGAGCGCCATGCAGCGCGGCGACCGCTACGCCATCGTGACGGTGGGGCAGCGCTGGCCCGGCATGCTGCGCGAACAGATCCGCCAACTGGGGCTGGAGTCCCGCTGCGCCGGCATCCTGGCCCTGCCAGGCAATGCACTGGACTACGTGTCACGGTCGGCCGAGTCGGCCTTGCAGGTCAGCCGCGCGCTGGATGCCGCCGTGGCGCAGGGCGCGGACGTGGTCATCGTGGCGGGCGCCGCGCTGGCCGGCTACCTGCCCAGCCTGCCGCGCCTGCCGGCCGTGCCCATCATCGATTCCTACCGCGCTGCCCTGGCCCAGGTGTTGGCGCTGGCGTCCCTGGAGCGCGCGCAGCGGCTGTCGCTCATCCGCTCGGGCGCGCATTCCTAG